One Helianthus annuus cultivar XRQ/B chromosome 12, HanXRQr2.0-SUNRISE, whole genome shotgun sequence genomic region harbors:
- the LOC110895158 gene encoding uncharacterized protein LOC110895158 → MISRSPLCSFSTFVQSRILIIVSRSYDRIHLQLENQSDCMVSTLLRTLIRITERSSITRLGSSGWNYFRRWTSLRHKCHPHQVRRGKSEKEERSITNHPRQRRLHPNFSPQLQHVIKEVISQCGDVEVSNCSRVGGLRCWRDRGLGLNCTDGC, encoded by the exons ATGATCAGCCGCTCTCCCCTCTGTTCCTTTTCTACCTTTGTTCAATCTAGAATTTTGATAATTGTCTCTCGCTCTTATGATCGTATCCACCTACAACTTGAAAATCAAT CCGATTGTATGGTATCAACATTACTTCGAACCCTAATTCGCATCACTGAAAGATCTTCAATAACAAG ACTTGGGAGCTCGGGGTGGAATTATTTCCGACGTTGGACTTCTTTGAGACACAAATGTCATCCACACCAAG TAAGGCGTGGTAAAAGCGAAAAGGAAGAAAGATCG ATAACAAATCACCCGCGACAACGAAGGCTGCATCCGAATTTTTCCCCACAACTTCAGCACGTCATAAAAGAGGTCATATCGCAGTGTGGTGACGTCGAAGTGAGCAACTGTAGTAGAGTCGGTGGTCTCAGATGTTGGCGAGACAGGGGTTTAGGTCTGAATTGCACTGATGGTTGCTAA